TGTACGGATGCGGCCAAACGCATCCGAAACTATGTAGAATCTATTTAAAGAACCAGGGCGAACCTATGAAGAACATTGAAAAAATTATTTCCGACGCTTTCGAACAACGCGCCAAGCTAACGCCGAAGAAGTCCTCGGCCACGGTCAAAAAGGCCGTACAAAAAGCTATCGATCTGCTCGATGCCGGCAAGGTGCGGGTCGCCGAGAAACGCGATGGCCAATGGGTCGTCAACGAATGGTTGAAAAAAGCAGTGTTGTTGTCGTTCCGCTTGAACGATAACGCGGCGATGCGTGGCGGCGCCAGTAACTATTGGGATAAGGTTCCGACCAAGTTTGCCAGCTACAAACCGAAGGACTTCCGCAAAAGCGGTATCCGCGTCGTGCCACCGGCGACTGCTCGCAGGGGTGCCTATATCGCACCGAATGTGGTGCTGATGCCGAGCTACGTCAACATTGGTGCCTATGTCGACGAAGGCACGATGGTCGACACCTGGGCTACCGTCGGTTCGTGCGCGCAGATCGGTAAGAACGTGCACTTGTCGGGCGGCGTCGGTATCGGCGGTGTGCTCGAACCGGTGCAGGCAGCACCGACTATCATCGAAGACAATTGCTTCATCGGTGCGCGCTCGGAAGTGGTCGAAGGCGTAATCGTCGAACAAGGCGCAGTAATCTCGATGGGTGTCTACATTGGCAAGAGCACGAAGATCTACAACCGCGAAACCGGCGAAGTCAGCTACGGTCGCATTCCGGCCGGCTCGGTAGTCGTATCCGGCAACCTGCCCTCGGCCGACGGCAAGTACAGCCTGTACTGCGCCGTTATCGTCAAACAGGTCGATGAGAAAACACGGGCGAAGGTCGGTATCAATGAATTACTTCGCGACATCTAATCAGCCGCTTACGAAATATCTTTCATGGTAGATCGTACATTAGCGTTAGCGATGGAGCTGATCGCGCGGCCGTCGGTGACGCCCGACGATGCCGGTTGTCTCGACCTGCTCATTCCGCGGCTGCAGGCGCTCGGCTTCAAAACCGAGCGCCTGCGTTTTAGCGAGGTCGATAATCTGTGGGCCGAGCGCGGCACTGACGGTCCGCTGGTCGTGTTCGCCGGCCACACCGACGTCGTGCCTTCGGGTCCGCGCGAGTCTTGGAATAGCGATCCGTTCGTGCCGGTCATTCGTGACGGTCTGCTCTACGGCCGCGGCGCCGCCGATATGAAGAGTTCGATCGCTGCCTTTATTACCGCGATCGAAGACTTTAGTTCACGGCATCCGGTCCACTCAGGTCGTATTGGTCTGTTGCTGACTTCCGATGAAGAAGGTCCAGCGGTCAACGGCACCGTCAAAGTGCTGGACTGGCTGAAGGTACGCGGCATCGGCATTCAATATTGCATTATCGGCGAGCCAACCTCGGCCGATGTTTTGGGCGACGTCATCAAGAACGGCCGCCGTGGCTCGCTCAACGCCCGGCTCACGATCCACGGCATCCAAGGCCACGTCGCCTACCCGCATTTGGCATGCAATCCGATTCACGCCTTCGCGCCGGCATTAGCCGAATTGACGACCACAGTTTGGGATCATGGAAATGCCGATTTCATGCCGACCGGTTTCCAGGTCTCCAATATTCATTCGGGCACAGGTGCGGTAAACGTCATTCCGGGGCAGATCGAGCTCGATCTCAATTTCCGCTTCGCGACGGCAATTACCGATACGGCGCTGCGTGAGCGCGTTGAAGCGATTCTGCAGCGACATGGGGTTAAATACTCGATTCAGTGGAAGCTGTCGGGGCCGCCATACCTCACCGCGCGCGGGAAACTGACGGGGGCGGCGCAAGCAGCCGTCAAGCGAGCGCTCGACATCGATGCCAAGCTATCGACCGATGGCGGCACCTCGGATGGGCGGTTTATTTCACCGACCGGTGCTGAGGTGATCGAATTAGGCCCGCTGAATGCCAGTATTCATAAGTTGAACGAACATGTTCGGGTGGAAGACCCGGCGCGGCTGGCTTCGGTCTATGTTCATTTATTGGAATTACTTTTTTCCGAAGATTCATAGGGTTAATATTCTGTTTTAGAGTTAGTTCTACGGAAAATCTGGGTTTCGACCCGCCCTGTCCTTGCTAGGTGCAACGCTATACTTCGGACAGGATGATGGATGTGACATATGCGCCGACAGGCCACTATTCAGCTTAATCCCATGCCAGTACGGACCGCTGACTGATCAATGACTGGCTTAATACACGTCATCATGGCCGGCCTCACTGATCCTGGGCGGGTACGGAGCGAAAACGAAGACCGGATTGCCACCCACCCGGAGCTAGGTCTGGCCGTGCTCGCCGACGGCATGGGCGGCCATCAGGCCGGCGAAGTGGCAAGCGGCATGGCGGTCGATATCGTCACCCGCCATTTTGAAAGTCGCGAGTGGCAGCCGGCGCCTGAGTTCCAGCCGACGCAAACGGCAGATGAGCCGGAAACCGTGATGGAAGCCATCCGCAAAGCCAATACCGCCATCTACGAGGCCGCCCAAGCCCGTCCAGACTACCGTGGCATGGGTTCTACCATCGTCGTCGCTACGTTCTACGACAACCGCATGTGCGTCGGTCATGTCGGCGATTCCCGGCTTTATCGCTTCCGTAGTGACACCCTCGAACAAATCACACGCGATCACTCCGTCGTTCAGGAGCTAGTGACTCGCGGTATCTTCACCGCAGATGAGGCGCGGCAATCGCTGGCCAAGAACTTGGTAACACGCGCCCTCGGTGTCGACGCTGGCATCGAGCCCGATGTCACCGAAACAACGGTGCAAAACGGCGACATTTACCTGCTATGTTCAGACGGGCTCAACGATGTACTAACCGATATTCAAATTGGTGACAGCTTGCGTCGTCATAACAACGATTTAGACCAGGCCGTGCGCGACCTAGTCGATGGCGCCAACACGCACGGCGGCCCTGATAATATTTCCGTCATCCTGGTGCGCATCGACAGCGATACGCCACGTTCGAACGAGCTGGATGAAATTTAAGATTAACCGCTAGGGACAAAACAAAACCGCATGAGCAAACTCATCATCAAATATAACGAGGCCGTGATCGACCATATCGAGCTGCGCCAAGGCGATATGAAGATCGGTCGTCGGTCGGGATGCGAGATTGTCCTTGATCACTTAGCGATCAGTGGTGAACATGCGAATATCTTTACCATCGGCGGTGATTCCTTCATTCAGGACTTGAACAGCACCAACGGTACCTTCATCAACAACAAGCGCGTCGCCAAGCATCATCTACGCAACGGTGACACGATCAGCATCGGTCAGCATTCGCTGGTTTATTTGAATGAACCGGCGTTCCAAGATACGCACGAAGGCGACACCTTGGCGAAAACGGTAGTGATCAATCCGTCTGCACCGGTAGCGCCGACGCCCGCGCGTGCCTCAACAGCGACACCGACGCCGGCCCCGGCGCCCGATCGACCACTGCCGGAGGTGAAACCCGCAGCGCCAACGATCGAGCGGCGCGGCACGCTATTCGTGCTTGACGGCGCTAACAGCGGTAAACGCATCGAGCTCACCAAAGCGGTAACCAATCTCGGCAAGACCGGCAAGCAGGCCGGGGTCATCACCCGCACCAGCGACGGCTACATGCTGGAAGCGTCAAAAGAAGGCGACATCCCGAAGGTCAACGGCCGGGCCATCTCGTCCAGCGGTAACAAACTGCGCAACGGCGACATCATCGAAGTCGCCGGCATTCGCGTGCAGTTTTATCTGAAGTAAACGCCTTCACCATCGCAGCGGCTATGGCGTCAGGGCAATACCGGACTGACGCCTTGCTTCTTTGCGAAACCCCACATGCGGCGAAAAATACCTAGCATTGAAGCGCTGGTCGCATTCGAGGCGGCGGCGCGGCATCAAAGCTTTACACGTGCCGCCGATGAGCTGGCACTGACGCAAAGTGCAGTCGGTCGGCAAATTGTTCTACTCGAAGAATATCTCGGCGTCCTGCTGTTCAACCGAATTAAGAAACGCGTCAGCCTGACCGAGATCGGGCAACTCTACGCTAAAGAGATCCGCGAAGACCTGAACAATATCGAACGGCACACGTTGGCGGCGATGTCACATCATGGCGTCGGCGGCGTACTCGAGCTTGCCGTCATACCGACCTTCGCCTCGCGCTGGCTGATCCCGCGGTTGCCGCAGTTCTACGCCCTCTGGCCCGACATCACCCTCAATTTGACCACACGCGCCGAGCCGTTTTTATTTACCGATACGCCATTCGATGGCGCCATTCATTTCGGCAGCCCGATCTGGCCGGGAACGGTAGTCGAGCATTTGTTCGGTGAAGAGATGGTGCCGGTCTGCAGCCCGAACATATTGGCAGGCCGTTCCGAGTTGCTGCCAAGCGATATGGAAAAATATAACTTGCTGCATCAATCGGCACGGCCGGACGCCTGGCGTCAGTGGTTCGCGCAGGCCGGCATTTCGCATTTCAACGGCATGAAAGGCGCACGCTACGAATTGTTCTCAATGTTGGTGGAAGCGGCGCGCGCCGGGCTTGGCATCGCCCTGGTGCCGCGATTCTTGGTGCTAAGCGAACTGGCGGAAAGCTCGCTGTGTATTCCGTGTCATTTGTCGCTTCGCAGCGAACAGGGCTACTACCTGGCTTATCCCGAGCGCAAACAGAGCTCGGCGCTGGTACAGGCATTCAAAGAATGGTTGCTTAGCGCGGCCAAACAGTATCGCCAGCTGAATCTTTAACGGTAAGTCGTTCTAGTGGCGTGCATAAACCGGAGTACTACACTTTCTTGGAAGCAAGGAGCGAAACGCCATGAGCAAGATCGTCATCAAGCATCACGATGCCGTCGTCGGTAACTTCGATCTAAAGGACGGCGACGCCAAAATCGGCCGGCGCGCCGGCTGCGACATTCATCTCGACCATCTGGCGGTGAGCAGCGAACACGCGAGAATATCGACCGTCGACGGCGAATCGTTCCTGCAAGACCTCAGCAGCACCAACGGCACCTTCATCGACAACAAGCGCGTCAGTCGCCATCATCTTGCTCATGGCGACGTTGTCATCATCGGCGAGTACGCACTGGTTTACTTGGACGCACAATCGAAAAAAGGCGAAGGAGCAACGAATAAAACGTCATCGGACATGCCTGATCCGGCGGTGCCGGACGCCGATAATCTGACAGTTCGCGTGAAGCACGGCCAGCTGTTCGTACTAGAAGGTACTAACAGCGGCAAACGTATCGACCTGGCGAAGGCAGTCACCAATCTCGGAAAAACCGGAAAACACTCCGGCACCGTAACCCGCACGGTCGACGGCTATGTGCTGCAAGCAAGCGGCGAATCGGACAAACCCAAACTAAACGGTCAGGCCGTGCCCGCCGCCGGCGTAAAACTGCGTAACGGCGACGTCATCGAAATTACCGGCGCGCGTCTCCAGTTCTATCTGAAGTAAATCGTTCTGCCCTACTCGACCGGCGCGATCAATAACCCCGCACGCTCTCCTGGGTCGACCTTCGGATTGGGGAAAATAATCCGCTCCAATGGCGCGCCGACTCGATAGGTCACATCGACGTCGGTCGCTACCACATGATCGCGCGGAAACGGCGTGAAGTTGGGAACATCGGTGGCGAATGACAACTTAAACTGCGAAGTGCGTTTAACGATTTCGGTCGTTACCTTGAAAGTAGCGATCGCGCTTGCCCGTGAGTTATCAACAAGTGATCCGGTGCGCACGAGCCGGTCGAGGGCGTTGCGGAAGTTTTCTAGGACCGAGGTATCGTGACTGCCGAATCGGCCGATGCGACCGAGCTCGAGCGTGCATGAGGTAGCGCCGAGCTTGGCGGTGTAAGACGAGAAAGTCGACGCCGGCAGGTCGTTGAAGACCACTGCATCGACATCCGCCGCACTCAACCATGCCGCCAACTCGTCGCAGCGCTGCGCATCGGTTTGCCGCGGCACGACAGCGAAGCGCGGGAACAGCGACGGCCGAATAGTCGAATGCAGGTCGAGGTGCCACTGGCGCGCTGCCGTTGCTTTGCCGCTCGCCAAAAAATCGCCGGCAGCTGCCATTAATTGCGCGGCACGCGCCGTTTCATAGGCGCTGTGATCCGGCCGCAAACCCTCGACAAACAGCCGATTGAGATCGCGATCGACGTAGCGATGGGATTTTTTGATCGCCGCTAAATTACCGACACACAGCAAAAGATCGACTTGTTGCGCCTGCGGCTCGCGCTGCCACTCGGCCAACAGCTGAGCCAACATCTCGATCGGGCCGGTTTCATCGCCGTGAATCCCGACCGATATGAGCAATTGCACCGGCGCTGGCTTGGGGGAATAAAACCGCCAAATCTCTTCACCGAGAGGGTCGACGCGAAATCCCGCAGCACGAAAATCCGCTTGGGCGGTGTCAAAGTCGATAGGATGCAATCGTTACCTTACCTCGAATAGCTTTCGCGCGCCTCTTCCAGGCGCTCGGCCAATTGCCAGGCATGATACGCCAATTCTTCGCGCGCTGACGTCAAGTTCGAGTTGGCCTGCAGCCGGGCGATTTCGGCACGCATATCGCCAAAGCCCATTCGCTGCAGTAATTCGGTCAATATCTGCGTCACCTTAACCGGATTCGCCGCCGCCGACTGTCGCAACACGTGCTCGGCAAAATAAACCACTTGCCGACGCAACGCCGAGATCGCGAATTCGAAAGCGTTACTGCCCCGACTACCGGCCTTGGCAACTTCCAGCAACGCAATCAATTGCTGTAGACCGGTCTCTTCGCTGACGAGTCGCAGTGTCGTTAGCGTCGCTTGCGGATCGGACTCCTGCTTGGTAATCAGCTTGAGCGCCGAGGTGATTTGCGTGACCGCTTCGTTCAAACCGAGGATGTACTGAACCGCCGCTGCCGGCGACGACGCCGACGCATTGGCGCTGCCGATCGCTCGGACCGACGACTCGACCGCTTGCGATACCACTTTCCAGCCGTTTGCCGTGAGATAACGCGGGCGATTCAGGAAGAAAATAACCGAGGTCTCGATCATCTCCTCCAACGTCCTATCGAAGTCGTCACGATGCGCGACATCGGATTGACATATCACGTCGTCCCAACGCTCGCATACTTGATTGAGTCCGAACGCGGTGTACACGTAAGCAAATACGTTCAACACACGATCGAGCGGAACGCCATACGATGAAGCGATGCCATGCGCAAAATCGAGCCCGGCTCGGTTCACGCATTCGTTGGCAATGAGTGTGGAAGTAATTTGATGGCGCAACGGATGCGACAAGATCTTGTCGGACTGAACAGCTTTCGGGAAATAGCCGGTAAAAAATGCCTGGCTCCACAACCGATCCAGATGATCGGTGCCAACCAATGATGCCTTGAGCGACGACTTGGCGTAAGCCAATACGACCGACAACTCGGGCAATACCAGACAGGCAGTACCAAGTGCCGCGCGTCGGTCAACGGTGTCGTTGTTCGGCAGGTTTTCGAGTTTACGATCGAGTGTGGAATGTTGTTCGAGTTGCACCAACAGTGACTTGATACGTCCGGCATCGCGACCACTGGCACGGGTCTCGCGTGCCAAACGACGCGCCTGACCGGAATTATTTTTCAGCACTAAGCGCTCGACATCGCCCGCCATCGATGCCAGCAATTGATTACGCTGTTCGTTGCTGAGATCGCCGTCGAAGCATTGATCGAGCAAAATCTTTAGATTAACTTCGTGATCGGAACAATCGACACCGGCAGAATTATCGATGGCGTCGGTATACACCAAGCCGCCGCGGCTGGCGAATTCGATGCGCGCTTTCTGCGTCATGCCGAGATTACCGCCTTCGACTGCCAACCGACATCGCAGGTCGGCCGCATTGACCCGGATTGAGTCGTTGGTCCGGTCGCGTGCATCCTCGTGTGATTGGTCCGACGATTTAATGAAAGTGCCAATACCGCCGTTATAAAGCACTGTGACCGGCGCTTGCAGAATGATGCGCGCCAGCTCATCGGGTGTCACTTTGCTGTGTTCGGTACCGAGCGCAGCACGCGCCGCCGCGGACAACGTGATCGATCGTGCTTGCCGCGACCAGATGCCACCGCCCTTAGAAATCAATTCGCGCTGATAGTCATCCCAGGAAGAACGCGGCAGATTGAACAAACGCTTACGCTCGGCATAAGCGGCAGCAACATCCGGGGTCGGATCAACAAAGATGTGGCGATGATCGAACGCGGCCAATAGCCGCATGTTCGGCATCAATAAGGAACCGTTACCGAATACGTCGCCGCCCATGTCACCGATACCGACAGCGGTAAACGGCTCCTGCTGCCAGTTGACGCCAAGCTCGGAGAAACGGATCTTGGCCGTCTCCCATGTGCCCTTCGATGTGATACCGAGCTTCTTGTGGTCGTAACCGTTAGAACCGCCGGAAGCGAAGGCATCGCCCAACCAGAATCCGCGGGCAACGGCAATCGCGTTAGCGCGATCGGAGAATGTGGCCGTGCCTTTATCGGCGGCGACTACCAAATATGGATCGTCCTCGTCGTGGCGCACCACGTCGGTCGGCGGAATTACCGTGCCGGCTTTAAGATTGTCGGTAATGTCGAGCAAGGCGTTGATGAAATGCTCGTAGACCGCGACACCTTCGGCCGCCACTTCGTCGCGCGTCGCCGATTCGGGCGTGATCGAACGGCAGACGAAACCGCCCTTCGCGCCGGTCGGCACAATGATGGCGTTCTTCACCATCTGCGCCTTTACTAGATCAAGCACCTCGGTGCGGAAATCTTCCATGCGATCGGACCAGCGCAGGCCACCGCGAGCAACCGGACCGCCGCGCAGATGCACCGCATGAAACCGCGGCGACAATACGAAAATTTCGCGATACGGCCGTGGTCGTGGCAAGAAGTTAATCTTCTCGCCACAGATTTTGATGGCGATGTAATCGGGCAACTGATACGCCTGCCAGTTGATGTAGTAACTGGTGCGAACGGTGGCGTCGAGCACCTCGTCGAGTTTGCGTAATACCTCTTCACTGTCCGGATGAACAATGGCAGCAACGTAGTTCTGGAATTGTTCGCGCTTGGCGGCGACGTCGGCAGCGCGAGTGGCGGCAGCGCGCCGCGGATTGAATTTAGCGTCGAAGATCTCGGTCCATGTCCGAATCGCGTCCGGATAGCGGCGCAGACTTTCGGCCATATAACTCAAGCTGAAACGCAGACCGGCTTGGCGCAGGTAACTGGCGTAGGTTCGGACCAACATAATTTGCCGCACCGACAAACCAGCGACAATCGCCAAACCATTGAGTCGACCGTCTTCCGCTTCGCCGGTGAACAACCGGCTCAATAGATCATTCAACCCGGTTTGATCTTTGATCGCTTGCAGCCGCTTGCTCGAATCGGCGTCGAGCACCAATTCCGATACCGACGCGCCGGCCAAATGTACCGGGCTGTCGCTACCGACTTGCCGTTCGACGAACAATCCCATGTTGTGCAACCCCGGCAACAAATGGGACAACGCCGGCAACACCGTCGCCTCGATGCGGATGGCAACGCGTTCGCCGACTTTACTTAACGCCACCCGTAAATGGCGTTCGCTCATACCTGCTAATTCGCGTATTTGCTGACCCATGAAGAATTAATTATCGCTTTGATTATGAAAATGAAGGATGAAACAAGTATAGCGGCAATGTCGTGCGAGCAAGAAGACGATCGTTGTATAAGTGTTAAGTGAAGAACCGTCTGCAAGTATACAAGTGATTTATAGTGTAGACCTTGTGCGTTTCAAGAAGGAACTCAGGGGTAACAGCGGGCGCGCTACCTGGTTTCCCTCTTTAATCAGAAAACTTTTATTGTTTTACAAACTTAATCCAGGACTGAGGTCGGAGGGTAGAGCCAATTCAGCAGTTTCCAATGAGACCACTGGATAGGCGCAGTAGTCGGCGGCATAGAACGCGCTCGGACGATGATTGCCGGATCGACCGACTCCGCCGAAAGGCGCACTGCTGGAAGCACCCGTCGTTGGTCGATTCCAATTGACGATGCCGGCACGCACATGAGCGAAGAACTGCTCGTACAACGCACGGTCTTCACACAACAAACCGGCGGCAAGTCCATACGTCGTTTGATTGGCGCTGGCGATCGCATCGGCGAATGTCGGTACCCGAATGATTTGCAACAACGGACCGAATATTTCTTCGTCACGGCATTCGCTAATGGCGCTGACATCGACAATGCCCGGCGAGAGAAATCCGCTGGAGCGATCGGCGTATTGCATAGCCAACAACGGCTTCGCGCCGGCACGAACCAGCGTCTCATAAAAGGAATAAATTCCGGCTGCCGTTTTGGCCGATACCACCGGCCCCATGAACGGTTGCGGATCGGCATCCCACTTGCCAATGCGCAGCCGCGCTGTCACATCGACTAATCGCGCCAACAAACATTCGCCGTCGGCGTCGTCGGCAACGATCAGGCGCCTAGCACACGTACAACGTTGGCCGGCGCTGACGAATGCCGACATGACGATGTGATGCACGGCGGCATCGATATGGCGCACTTGCCATGCCACCAGCGGATTATTGCCGCCCATTTCCAGCGCCAGCATCTTTTCTGGACGGCCGGCAAATTGCTGATGCAACGCAACGCCGGTTTGATAGCTGCCGGTAAAAAGCACACCGTCGATCGTATCGTGTCCGGTCAACGCCATTCCCGTATCACGTCCGCCGTTCACCACGTTCAGTACACCCGCCGGCAAACCGGCACGCGCCCATACATCCACCGTTAACAATCCCACGCGCGGCGCGAACTCGCTCGGCTTGAAAACGACGGTATTGCCCGCGAGCAGCGCCGGCACGATGTGACCATTCGGTAAATGACCGGGAAAGTTGTACGGCCCGAGCACCGCGAGCACTCCATGCGGCTTGTGACGCAGCGCGCTGTCCGCTTCCGCAGTCGCGGTCACGTTGGTACCGGTGCGTTGATCGTAGGCGCGTAATGAGATGTCTACTTTATTGATCATCGACGCGACTTCGGTGCGCGCTTCCCACAACGGTTTACCGATCTCTTGACCGATCGCGCGAGCGATATCGTCTTTCGCTTTGCTTAACTCCTCCTTAAAGCGAACGATCACCGCCGCACGATCAACAGGCGGCAACAATGCCCAGCTGGGGAATCGTGCCTTCGCTGACTCGCAGGCGGCGGCGACATCGGCGGCGCTAGCGGTGCGGCCTTGCCAAACGACCTGCCCAGTCGCTGGACAAACCGACTGTAATGGTTCGCCGGTTCCGTCGATTCGCTGACCATTAATAAAGTGACTTGCCATTAAGATCGCGTTCCTGCGGTCAGTGTCATCAATCGAATGGTGTCACCCGCCTGAATCCGCAAGGCCTCGAGCTCGGCGTCGCTCAAGTGAAAATTCCCGGACTTCAATTGACCGGAAGCGACGATGGCACGAAAGCCGTCGCGCCGGGTATTGCTGACGAGGAAACGGCTGTCGTCGACGTGCTCGTCGTCGCCGGCCTGCGCAATAGCAAGCTGACTTTCGCGAATTGCCCGCAGTTGCTGCGAGCGCCCTTGCAGTACCGGACCGGCATCGAAGATGTCGATATAACCTTCGTAGTGCATGCCCTCCTCTTCCAACAACCGCTTGGCCGGTACGGTATCGACATGCACTTCGCCGAGCACTGCCTTCGCCTCATCGGTCAGGTAGTCGACGTAAACCGGATACTTCGGCATAAGCTCAGCGATAAATGATTTTTTACCTAAGCTCATTAAATCGTCCGCGCGCGCGAATTCCATTTTGAAGAAATGGCGACCCAGGCTGTCCCAAAACGGCGACGTGCCGTCGTGCCGCTGGAACCCGCGCATCTCGGCGATCACTACATCGGGAAACAAGTCGACGAACTGCGCCATGAACAGAAAGCGCGCCTTCGACAACAGCTTGCCATTGGTACCGGTGCGGAAAGACGGACCCAGATAAAGGCTGCAGAGCTCGGCACAACCGGTTAAATCGCACGATAGGTACAACATCTCCTTACACGCATAAACACCGAGATCGGTGCTCGAATGCACTAATCGTCCGACCCGAAAATTGTAGAAGGGTTCGGTGAGGCCGACCGCCGCTTTGATCGCGCTGATACCGACGACTTGCGCCGACCCCGTGTCTTCCATGATGAATACGTAATCCGCTTGGGCGGCGGCCAATCGCCCTTCGAATGAAGCGCACGCAATCTGCAGACGTTTTTGCAGGGCTGGCTCGTCCGGTTTCAACGTCGTCATACCGGAGCCGACTTGACGGACGAGCGTTACCAGTCCGGGCAAATCCGCCGCTTCAATGGCGCGCATGACGAACATCGTCAACCCTCGGCAACCATGACGCGCATTCCCGCTTCGATCTCGAGCGCGTGGAATGTCGCCGGCGGTAGATAAATACAGTTATCTGACGGCTGTACCTCGGCATCGGTGAGCACGCAACGAAAGTCGGAGAACCGGTTGCACGACACTAAAAATTGGCGCCGTTGGTCGCGAGTTTGGGCCGCCGGCTTGGCGACGAGCGTAGTCGCCGTCGTCAACGATTTGATCTGCGATCGATGCGCTTGCAGTATCGGACCGCCATCGAAAATGTCGATGTACTTGCCCGGTTGCAACCCTTCCTTATTAAGGATCTCGAACGGCAACTCGCTGGCGGGATGCGGTTTGCCCAGACAATTCTTGGCGCTGTCCGGCAACAAAGCGGCATAGATCGGGTAATACGGCATGAGCTCGACAATCAATGTTCGGTTGCGCGCGCCTTGCACCGCCTGCTCCGCTTGTAGGTAGTCCATGCCGAAAAATTTTCGACCGATCGCTTCCCAGAACGGCGATTGCCGGTCAGCGTCGTTCCAACCAGCAAGCGAAACAAAAAAACCGTCGGCGAATCGTTGCGGCGCCAATGTCGCCAACATCAGGCGGGCCCGCGACAACAAATCGGCGCCGCTGCGATCGACGCTCGCCGGCCGGGCAAAAAAGCTCAAGAGCTGCGAATAGCTGGTCAGGTCCGAGCACAACGTCAACACTTGCACGTCGTGGGCGATACGCAAGTCGCGCGCCACCTGGTTGATCACGTCGTTACGGAAGGCGAAAAACGTTCCATCGGCGCCGGCGGTTGCACTGACCGCCGCGACGCCGCCGAGCCCGCCGTCGGCATCTTGCAGCACCAAAACATAGAACTCGTTGCTCGGCGCGATAACCGCGCTAGCGAACGAAAGCAGCGAACGCTCGATATAGCGACCGACGTCCGCCGCTGTACGCGGCAAGGTGTGCACCAACGTCGCCTGTTTCGCCAAGGCGACGAGCTGCTCGGCATCACTGGCCTGCGCCGGTCGAACTACCCACATGCCGCTCGTTCCTTAAAAGGCGCGCTAGCGAGGAAGCGTAACGACGAATGCCTCGGCGGCGCGCGTAAGTTTTTCCAGTGCCTCGTCGATCTCGGCATCGCTGACCACCAGCGCCGGCAACAGGCGGACGACATCGAGACCGGCGCTGAGGACTAATAGCTTGTGCTTCTCCGTCAATTTCTGAAACTCCTTGG
The window above is part of the Gammaproteobacteria bacterium genome. Proteins encoded here:
- a CDS encoding NAD-glutamate dehydrogenase codes for the protein MSERHLRVALSKVGERVAIRIEATVLPALSHLLPGLHNMGLFVERQVGSDSPVHLAGASVSELVLDADSSKRLQAIKDQTGLNDLLSRLFTGEAEDGRLNGLAIVAGLSVRQIMLVRTYASYLRQAGLRFSLSYMAESLRRYPDAIRTWTEIFDAKFNPRRAAATRAADVAAKREQFQNYVAAIVHPDSEEVLRKLDEVLDATVRTSYYINWQAYQLPDYIAIKICGEKINFLPRPRPYREIFVLSPRFHAVHLRGGPVARGGLRWSDRMEDFRTEVLDLVKAQMVKNAIIVPTGAKGGFVCRSITPESATRDEVAAEGVAVYEHFINALLDITDNLKAGTVIPPTDVVRHDEDDPYLVVAADKGTATFSDRANAIAVARGFWLGDAFASGGSNGYDHKKLGITSKGTWETAKIRFSELGVNWQQEPFTAVGIGDMGGDVFGNGSLLMPNMRLLAAFDHRHIFVDPTPDVAAAYAERKRLFNLPRSSWDDYQRELISKGGGIWSRQARSITLSAAARAALGTEHSKVTPDELARIILQAPVTVLYNGGIGTFIKSSDQSHEDARDRTNDSIRVNAADLRCRLAVEGGNLGMTQKARIEFASRGGLVYTDAIDNSAGVDCSDHEVNLKILLDQCFDGDLSNEQRNQLLASMAGDVERLVLKNNSGQARRLARETRASGRDAGRIKSLLVQLEQHSTLDRKLENLPNNDTVDRRAALGTACLVLPELSVVLAYAKSSLKASLVGTDHLDRLWSQAFFTGYFPKAVQSDKILSHPLRHQITSTLIANECVNRAGLDFAHGIASSYGVPLDRVLNVFAYVYTAFGLNQVCERWDDVICQSDVAHRDDFDRTLEEMIETSVIFFLNRPRYLTANGWKVVSQAVESSVRAIGSANASASSPAAAVQYILGLNEAVTQITSALKLITKQESDPQATLTTLRLVSEETGLQQLIALLEVAKAGSRGSNAFEFAISALRRQVVYFAEHVLRQSAAANPVKVTQILTELLQRMGFGDMRAEIARLQANSNLTSAREELAYHAWQLAERLEEARESYSR
- the astD gene encoding succinylglutamate-semialdehyde dehydrogenase encodes the protein MASHFINGQRIDGTGEPLQSVCPATGQVVWQGRTASAADVAAACESAKARFPSWALLPPVDRAAVIVRFKEELSKAKDDIARAIGQEIGKPLWEARTEVASMINKVDISLRAYDQRTGTNVTATAEADSALRHKPHGVLAVLGPYNFPGHLPNGHIVPALLAGNTVVFKPSEFAPRVGLLTVDVWARAGLPAGVLNVVNGGRDTGMALTGHDTIDGVLFTGSYQTGVALHQQFAGRPEKMLALEMGGNNPLVAWQVRHIDAAVHHIVMSAFVSAGQRCTCARRLIVADDADGECLLARLVDVTARLRIGKWDADPQPFMGPVVSAKTAAGIYSFYETLVRAGAKPLLAMQYADRSSGFLSPGIVDVSAISECRDEEIFGPLLQIIRVPTFADAIASANQTTYGLAAGLLCEDRALYEQFFAHVRAGIVNWNRPTTGASSSAPFGGVGRSGNHRPSAFYAADYCAYPVVSLETAELALPSDLSPGLSL
- the astA gene encoding arginine N-succinyltransferase, which codes for MFVMRAIEAADLPGLVTLVRQVGSGMTTLKPDEPALQKRLQIACASFEGRLAAAQADYVFIMEDTGSAQVVGISAIKAAVGLTEPFYNFRVGRLVHSSTDLGVYACKEMLYLSCDLTGCAELCSLYLGPSFRTGTNGKLLSKARFLFMAQFVDLFPDVVIAEMRGFQRHDGTSPFWDSLGRHFFKMEFARADDLMSLGKKSFIAELMPKYPVYVDYLTDEAKAVLGEVHVDTVPAKRLLEEEGMHYEGYIDIFDAGPVLQGRSQQLRAIRESQLAIAQAGDDEHVDDSRFLVSNTRRDGFRAIVASGQLKSGNFHLSDAELEALRIQAGDTIRLMTLTAGTRS
- a CDS encoding arginine N-succinyltransferase, with the translated sequence MWVVRPAQASDAEQLVALAKQATLVHTLPRTAADVGRYIERSLLSFASAVIAPSNEFYVLVLQDADGGLGGVAAVSATAGADGTFFAFRNDVINQVARDLRIAHDVQVLTLCSDLTSYSQLLSFFARPASVDRSGADLLSRARLMLATLAPQRFADGFFVSLAGWNDADRQSPFWEAIGRKFFGMDYLQAEQAVQGARNRTLIVELMPYYPIYAALLPDSAKNCLGKPHPASELPFEILNKEGLQPGKYIDIFDGGPILQAHRSQIKSLTTATTLVAKPAAQTRDQRRQFLVSCNRFSDFRCVLTDAEVQPSDNCIYLPPATFHALEIEAGMRVMVAEG